A section of the Ruania halotolerans genome encodes:
- a CDS encoding YceD family protein: protein MKPYQISTHDLGRRAGSMRTLALDVPVADPMGTEVIAVPAGEEVALDLRLEAVMDGVLVTGTAQTRAAGECVRCLAPLSLDLDVDITEMFAYPGTQEPSKGGGDEHDEDEELLPELEGEILDLEATVTDAVVLALPFRPLCRADCPGLCPTCGVRLADAEPDHAHEQIDPRWSALAALAGAEIPTEADDDSEGAGESPQ, encoded by the coding sequence GTGAAGCCGTACCAGATCTCCACCCACGATCTCGGCCGCCGGGCCGGGTCCATGCGCACCCTCGCCCTCGACGTGCCGGTCGCCGACCCGATGGGCACCGAGGTGATCGCCGTTCCGGCCGGGGAAGAGGTCGCACTCGATCTGCGCCTGGAGGCCGTGATGGACGGCGTTCTCGTGACCGGAACCGCGCAGACGAGGGCTGCTGGGGAGTGCGTGCGGTGCCTGGCTCCGCTCAGCCTCGACCTGGATGTGGACATCACCGAGATGTTCGCCTACCCGGGAACACAGGAACCCAGTAAAGGCGGCGGTGACGAGCACGACGAGGACGAGGAACTCCTGCCTGAACTCGAAGGCGAGATCCTGGACCTCGAGGCGACGGTGACGGACGCCGTCGTGCTCGCACTCCCGTTCCGGCCACTGTGCCGCGCCGACTGCCCCGGGCTCTGCCCCACCTGCGGGGTGCGCCTGGCCGACGCCGAACCTGACCATGCACATGAACAGATCGACCCGCGTTGGTCTGCACTCGCGGCACTGGCTGGTGCGGAGATCCCCACCGAGGCCGACGATGATTCCGAAGGCGCAGGAGAGTCGCCGCAGTGA